A genomic segment from Leptolyngbya boryana PCC 6306 encodes:
- a CDS encoding HetP family heterocyst commitment protein codes for MTQQGFRNSSASLDRVMETEQFNQVIEAILAGKYSWACVLILQFGGYNPLHYIPYRTYNRIMKDHYQAGQKQAQTPDSNPQQPNPIKDLNYLEVVSEPRTRIKGGTFATLEQWLGQCNDLPVNKVPKWQASLLTTD; via the coding sequence ATGACTCAACAAGGCTTTAGAAATTCGAGCGCATCGCTCGATCGCGTCATGGAAACTGAGCAATTTAACCAAGTGATTGAAGCGATCTTAGCAGGAAAATATTCGTGGGCTTGTGTTTTAATTTTGCAGTTTGGTGGCTATAATCCGCTCCACTACATTCCCTACAGAACCTATAACCGGATTATGAAGGATCACTATCAAGCAGGGCAAAAGCAAGCTCAAACTCCTGATTCAAATCCGCAGCAACCGAATCCGATCAAGGATTTGAATTACTTGGAAGTCGTGAGTGAGCCTCGAACTCGAATTAAAGGCGGAACATTTGCAACCTTAGAACAATGGTTGGGTCAATGCAACGACTTGCCCGTGAATAAGGTGCCAAAATGGCAGGCTTCTCTGTTGACAACTGACTAG